Proteins from a genomic interval of Anolis sagrei isolate rAnoSag1 chromosome 1, rAnoSag1.mat, whole genome shotgun sequence:
- the LOC132770938 gene encoding pleckstrin homology-like domain family A member 2, with product MKGPVLPPSGAAPPLPGSAGVLRAGELEKRSASLLQLWKKKRAELRADGLSLFSPEGSGGKELRFGAIQKVDCVERTGKYVYFTIVTKDRREIDFRCPGESCWNASITLALIDFQNKRALRDFRSRRQKEGEEEGGEGEEEEGGKARKAPQRREPERAPYAQAPTRRPRLARAP from the coding sequence ATGAAGGGCCCCGTGCTGCCTCCCTCGGGGgccgctcctcctcttcctggctCGGCGGGCGTGCTGCGGGCGGGGGAGCTGGAGAAGCGGAGCGCCAGCCTGCTGCAGCTGTGGAAGAAGAAGCGGGCGGAGCTGCGGGCGGACGGGCTGAGCCTCTTCTCGCCGGAGGGCAGCGGCGGGAAGGAGCTGCGCTTCGGCGCCATCCAGAAGGTGGACTGCGTGGAGCGGACCGGCAAGTACGTCTACTTCACCATCGTCACCAAAGACCGGAGGGAGATCGACTTCCGCTGCCCCGGGGAGAGCTGCTGGAACGCCTCCATCACCCTCGCCCTCATCGACTTCCAGAACAAGCGCGCCCTCCGGGACTTCAGGAGCCGGCggcagaaagagggagaagaagaagggggagagggagaggaggaggaaggagggaaggcccGGAAGGCCCCGCAGAGGAGGGAGCCCGAGCGCGCGCCCTACGCCCAGGCCCCCACGCGCCGGCCCAGGCTCGCGCGCGCCCCCTGA